The Streptomyces sp. HUAS CB01 genome has a segment encoding these proteins:
- a CDS encoding D-alanine--D-alanine ligase family protein, producing MSENQSQSTGLAPTSGEALRKPRVAVVFGGRSSEHAISVVTAGAVLRAIDRTKYDVLPIGITADGRWALTADEPDRMAIADRRLPSVADLAESAEGGVVLSVDPANREVVYSEPGSVPKALGEVDVVFPMLHGPYGEDGTLQGLLELAGVPYVGAGVLASAVGQDKEYMKRVFVSFGLPVGPYTVVRPREWEQDPSAARKKIIDFAGEHGWPLFVKPARAGSSIGITKVDDLAGLDEAVEEAQRHDPKIIVEALLRGREIECGVLEFEDGPRASVPAEIPPVSSHDFYDFEAKYIDSATGLVPAPLTDEETAEVQRLAVEAFEAASCEGLVRADFFLTEAGEFVINEINTMPGFTPISMYPRMWQESGVDYAELVDRLIQAALRRSTGLR from the coding sequence ATGAGCGAGAACCAGTCCCAGAGCACCGGCCTTGCCCCCACCAGCGGTGAGGCGCTCCGCAAGCCGCGCGTCGCGGTCGTCTTCGGCGGCCGAAGCTCCGAGCACGCGATCTCCGTCGTGACGGCCGGCGCCGTACTGCGTGCCATCGACCGCACCAAGTACGACGTCCTGCCCATCGGCATCACGGCGGACGGCCGCTGGGCGCTGACGGCCGACGAGCCCGACCGGATGGCCATCGCGGACCGGCGGCTGCCGTCCGTGGCCGACCTCGCCGAATCGGCAGAGGGCGGCGTCGTCCTCTCCGTCGACCCGGCCAACCGCGAGGTCGTCTACAGCGAGCCGGGCTCCGTGCCCAAGGCGCTCGGCGAGGTCGACGTCGTCTTCCCCATGCTGCACGGCCCGTACGGCGAGGACGGCACGCTCCAGGGCCTGCTCGAACTGGCCGGCGTCCCGTACGTGGGAGCCGGCGTCCTCGCCTCGGCCGTCGGCCAGGACAAGGAGTACATGAAGCGGGTCTTCGTCTCCTTCGGCCTGCCGGTCGGCCCGTACACGGTGGTCAGGCCCCGTGAGTGGGAGCAGGATCCGTCCGCCGCCCGCAAGAAGATCATCGACTTCGCCGGCGAGCACGGCTGGCCGCTGTTCGTGAAGCCGGCCCGCGCCGGTTCCTCGATCGGCATCACCAAGGTCGACGACCTCGCGGGACTGGACGAGGCCGTCGAGGAGGCACAGCGGCACGACCCGAAGATCATCGTGGAGGCGCTGCTGCGCGGCCGCGAGATCGAGTGCGGTGTGCTGGAGTTCGAGGACGGCCCCCGTGCCAGCGTGCCGGCCGAGATCCCGCCCGTGTCCTCGCACGACTTCTACGACTTCGAGGCCAAGTACATCGACTCGGCCACCGGACTCGTGCCCGCGCCGCTCACCGACGAGGAGACCGCCGAGGTGCAGCGGCTCGCCGTCGAGGCGTTCGAGGCCGCGTCCTGCGAGGGGCTGGTCCGCGCGGACTTCTTCCTCACCGAGGCGGGCGAGTTCGTGATCAACGAGATCAACACCATGCCGGGCTTCACGCCCATCTCGATGTACCCGCGCATGTGGCAGGAGTCCGGGGTCGACTACGCGGAGCTCGTCGACCGTCTGATCCAGGCGGCACTGCGCCGCTCCACCGGCCTGCGCTGA
- a CDS encoding HAD family hydrolase: MPIRAVLWDIDDTIFDYAGADRTGMERHLLAEGLAGAHESVDQALARWKELTRIHWRRFEAGGVDFEAQRRDRVRDFLGAPTMSDARAEEWFARYVTHYEAAWQLFPDTVPVLDRLATGFRHGVLSNSSLRNQHRKLTLLGVRDRFEAVVCAAELGVAKPQAAAFHAACEALRLPPEEVAYVGDHPDIDAEGAVAAGLTGIWLDRGGLGGRPELIRITGLAELPALLRADTRFGAPSSFR; this comes from the coding sequence ATGCCGATCCGAGCCGTCCTGTGGGACATCGACGACACGATCTTCGACTACGCCGGGGCCGACCGCACCGGCATGGAGCGGCACCTCCTGGCAGAGGGCCTGGCCGGGGCCCACGAGTCCGTCGACCAGGCCCTCGCCCGCTGGAAGGAGCTCACCCGGATCCACTGGCGGCGCTTCGAGGCCGGCGGGGTGGACTTCGAGGCCCAGCGACGCGACCGGGTCCGGGACTTCCTCGGGGCACCGACCATGAGCGATGCCCGGGCGGAGGAGTGGTTCGCCCGCTACGTCACCCACTACGAGGCCGCCTGGCAGCTGTTCCCCGACACCGTGCCGGTGCTGGACCGGCTGGCGACGGGGTTCCGGCACGGTGTGCTCTCGAACTCCTCCCTCCGCAACCAGCACCGCAAGCTCACCCTGCTGGGCGTGCGCGACCGTTTCGAGGCGGTCGTGTGCGCGGCCGAGCTGGGTGTCGCCAAGCCCCAGGCCGCCGCCTTCCACGCCGCCTGCGAGGCCCTCCGGCTGCCGCCGGAGGAGGTGGCGTACGTCGGCGACCACCCGGACATCGACGCGGAGGGGGCCGTCGCCGCCGGTCTGACCGGCATCTGGCTCGACCGCGGCGGGCTGGGGGGCAGGCCGGAGCTGATCCGGATCACCGGTCTCGCGGAGCTGCCCGCTCTGCTGCGGGCGGATACCCGTTTTGGAGCGCCGTCCTCCTTCAGGTAA
- the leuC gene encoding 3-isopropylmalate dehydratase large subunit, translated as MGRTLAEKVWDDHVVRRAEGEPDLLFIDLHLLHEVTSPQAFDGLRQNGRRVRRLDLTIATEDHNTPTLDIDKPIADPVSRAQLETLRKNCAEFGVRLHPLGDVEQGVVHVVGPQLGLTQPGTTVVCGDSHTSTHGAFGALAFGIGTSQVEHVLATQTLPMARPRTMAITVEGNLPDGVTAKDLILAIIARIGTGGGQGYILEYRGSAIEQLSMEARMTICNMSIEAGARAGMIAPDQTTFDYLKGRDHAPTGEDWDAAVAYWKTLRTDDDAVFDAEVFIDAAELAPFVTWGTNPGQGAPLSAHVPDPASYEDASERTAAEKALEYMGLTAGQALRDIKVDTVFVGSCTNGRIEDLRAAASILQGRKVTDGVRMLVVPGSVRVALQAVEEGLDKVFKEAGAEWRHAGCSMCLGMNPDQLAPGERSASTSNRNFEGRQGKGGRTHLVSPQVAAATAVLGHLASPADLTDQPATPTPAGV; from the coding sequence ATGGGTAGGACACTCGCGGAGAAGGTCTGGGACGATCATGTCGTCCGGCGCGCCGAGGGCGAGCCCGATCTCCTCTTCATCGATCTCCACCTGCTGCACGAGGTGACGAGCCCGCAGGCGTTCGACGGTCTTCGTCAGAACGGGCGGCGGGTGCGGCGGCTGGATCTCACCATCGCGACCGAGGACCACAACACCCCGACCCTGGACATCGACAAGCCGATCGCGGACCCGGTCTCGCGTGCGCAGCTGGAGACGTTGCGGAAGAACTGTGCGGAGTTCGGGGTGCGGCTGCATCCGCTGGGGGACGTGGAGCAGGGCGTGGTCCATGTGGTGGGGCCGCAGCTGGGGCTGACCCAGCCGGGCACCACGGTGGTGTGCGGTGACTCCCACACCTCCACCCACGGCGCGTTCGGCGCGCTGGCGTTCGGGATCGGCACCTCCCAGGTCGAGCACGTCCTGGCCACCCAGACCCTGCCGATGGCCCGCCCGAGGACCATGGCGATCACCGTCGAGGGGAACCTGCCCGACGGCGTCACCGCCAAGGACCTCATCCTGGCCATCATCGCCAGGATCGGCACCGGCGGCGGCCAGGGCTACATCCTGGAGTACCGCGGCAGCGCCATCGAGCAGCTCTCGATGGAAGCCCGCATGACCATCTGCAACATGTCCATCGAAGCCGGCGCCCGCGCGGGCATGATCGCCCCCGACCAGACCACCTTCGACTACCTCAAGGGACGCGACCACGCCCCCACCGGCGAGGACTGGGACGCCGCGGTCGCCTACTGGAAGACCCTGCGCACCGACGACGACGCCGTCTTCGACGCCGAGGTGTTCATCGACGCCGCCGAACTGGCCCCGTTCGTCACCTGGGGCACCAACCCCGGCCAGGGCGCACCCCTGTCCGCACACGTCCCCGACCCCGCATCGTACGAGGACGCATCGGAACGCACCGCGGCCGAAAAGGCCCTGGAATACATGGGGTTGACCGCCGGACAGGCCCTGCGCGACATCAAGGTCGACACCGTCTTCGTAGGCTCCTGCACCAACGGCCGTATCGAGGACCTCCGCGCCGCCGCCTCGATCCTCCAGGGCCGCAAAGTCACCGACGGCGTACGGATGCTCGTCGTCCCCGGCTCCGTCCGCGTCGCCCTCCAGGCCGTCGAGGAAGGCCTCGACAAGGTCTTCAAGGAAGCCGGCGCCGAATGGCGACACGCGGGCTGCTCGATGTGCCTGGGCATGAACCCCGACCAGCTCGCCCCCGGCGAACGCTCCGCCTCCACCTCCAACCGCAACTTCGAAGGCCGCCAGGGCAAGGGCGGACGCACCCACCTCGTCTCCCCCCAGGTCGCCGCCGCCACCGCCGTCCTCGGCCACCTCGCCTCACCCGCCGACCTCACCGACCAGCCCGCCACCCCCACGCCCGCCGGAGTCTGA
- a CDS encoding DUF4188 domain-containing protein, with translation MGSTPIQGRMTADAQGDVVVFLIGMRINSFRSVRSWWPVFRAMPRMLKELSKDEGSGLLGYQLLLGGPRVLYTVQYWDSKEKLFAYATAQDKAHRPAWAAFNRRMREGRGGVGFWHETYIVPAGSYENVYVNMPAFGLGSASGVVPVAHRGDRAAERLRSA, from the coding sequence ATGGGCAGCACACCGATCCAGGGCCGTATGACCGCAGACGCGCAAGGCGACGTCGTCGTCTTCCTCATCGGGATGCGCATCAACAGCTTCCGTTCGGTGCGGAGTTGGTGGCCGGTGTTCCGGGCCATGCCGCGCATGCTGAAGGAGCTGTCGAAGGACGAGGGCAGCGGGCTGCTCGGCTACCAGTTGCTGCTGGGCGGCCCGCGGGTCCTCTACACGGTCCAGTACTGGGACAGCAAGGAGAAGCTCTTCGCCTACGCGACGGCACAGGACAAGGCGCACCGCCCGGCCTGGGCGGCGTTCAACCGGCGGATGCGCGAGGGCCGGGGCGGGGTCGGCTTCTGGCACGAGACGTACATCGTCCCGGCGGGCTCGTACGAGAACGTCTACGTGAACATGCCCGCGTTCGGTCTGGGCTCGGCGAGCGGTGTCGTCCCGGTCGCCCACCGTGGCGACCGGGCGGCTGAACGCCTGCGCTCGGCCTGA
- a CDS encoding lysophospholipid acyltransferase family protein encodes MSRRRIGFWYRLAAVIAKPPLVVLFKRDWRGMEHIPVDGGFITAVNHNSYLDPLSYAHYQYNTGRVPRFLAKAGLFKGSFVGTMLRGTGQIPVYRETTNALDAFRAAVDAIERGECVAFYPEGTLTRDPEMWPMAGKTGAARVALLTKAPVIPVAQWGANLAMPPYAKENKLRLFPRKTLIVQAGPPVDLDRFHGKEPTPDVLREATEVIMAAITAQLEEIRGEKAPAEPYDHRHARAEQRRKAAGEGTK; translated from the coding sequence GTGTCCCGCCGCAGAATCGGCTTCTGGTACCGCCTTGCTGCGGTCATCGCGAAACCGCCGCTGGTGGTTCTGTTCAAGCGGGACTGGCGGGGAATGGAGCACATTCCGGTCGACGGAGGATTCATCACCGCGGTGAATCACAACTCCTACCTGGATCCGCTCTCCTACGCGCACTACCAGTACAACACCGGACGGGTCCCGCGCTTCCTGGCAAAGGCCGGTCTCTTCAAGGGCTCCTTCGTGGGCACGATGCTGCGCGGCACCGGCCAGATCCCCGTCTACCGGGAGACGACGAACGCCCTCGACGCGTTCCGCGCCGCCGTCGACGCCATCGAGCGCGGCGAGTGCGTCGCGTTCTACCCCGAGGGCACGCTGACCCGGGACCCCGAGATGTGGCCGATGGCCGGCAAGACCGGCGCCGCGCGCGTCGCGCTCCTCACCAAGGCCCCGGTCATTCCGGTGGCCCAGTGGGGCGCCAACCTGGCGATGCCGCCGTACGCCAAGGAGAACAAGCTGCGGCTGTTCCCCCGGAAGACCCTGATCGTGCAGGCGGGGCCGCCCGTGGACCTCGACCGGTTCCACGGCAAGGAGCCCACCCCCGACGTCCTGCGCGAGGCCACCGAGGTCATCATGGCCGCGATCACCGCCCAGCTGGAGGAGATCCGCGGCGAGAAGGCGCCCGCCGAGCCGTACGACCACCGCCACGCGCGGGCCGAACAGCGGCGCAAGGCCGCCGGGGAGGGGACCAAGTGA
- a CDS encoding NAD(P)H-dependent glycerol-3-phosphate dehydrogenase, which translates to MTRSVKAAVFGTGSWGTAFSMVLADAGCEVTMWGRRAGLVDAINGTRTNPDYLPGVRLPEAVRATTDPAEAARDADFTVLVVPSQTLRANLTEWAPLLAPDTVLVSLMKGVELGTAKRMSEVIEEVVAKAPAGGAPDEVRGRVAVLTGPNLAKEIADRQPAAAVVACADEEVARRLQSACMTPYFRAYTNTDVVGCELGGAVKNVIGLAVGIADGMGLGDNSKATLITRGLAETTRLGLAMGADPMTFSGLAGLGDLVATCSSPLSRNHTFGTNLGRGMTLQETIAATKQTAEGVKSCESVLDLARRHGVDMPITETVVSIVHEGKPPVVALKELMSRSAKPERH; encoded by the coding sequence GTGACTCGTTCCGTCAAGGCAGCCGTCTTCGGCACCGGCTCCTGGGGCACGGCGTTCTCCATGGTCCTCGCCGACGCCGGCTGCGAGGTGACCATGTGGGGCCGCCGCGCCGGGCTCGTGGACGCCATCAACGGCACCCGCACCAACCCCGACTACCTGCCGGGAGTCCGGCTCCCCGAGGCGGTCCGGGCCACCACCGACCCCGCCGAGGCCGCCCGCGACGCCGACTTCACCGTCCTCGTCGTCCCCTCCCAGACCCTGCGTGCCAACCTCACGGAATGGGCGCCGCTGCTGGCCCCCGACACCGTGCTCGTCTCCCTGATGAAGGGCGTCGAACTCGGCACCGCCAAGCGGATGAGCGAGGTCATCGAGGAGGTCGTCGCCAAGGCGCCCGCCGGCGGCGCCCCTGACGAGGTCCGGGGGAGGGTCGCCGTCCTCACCGGGCCCAACCTGGCCAAGGAGATCGCCGACCGCCAGCCTGCGGCCGCGGTCGTGGCGTGCGCCGACGAGGAGGTCGCCCGGCGTCTCCAGTCCGCCTGCATGACCCCGTACTTCCGCGCCTACACCAACACCGACGTCGTCGGCTGCGAACTCGGCGGCGCGGTGAAGAACGTGATCGGCCTGGCCGTCGGCATCGCGGACGGCATGGGCCTGGGCGACAACTCCAAGGCCACCCTCATCACCCGGGGACTCGCCGAGACGACCCGCCTCGGACTCGCCATGGGCGCCGACCCGATGACGTTCTCGGGCCTCGCCGGCCTCGGCGACCTCGTGGCCACCTGCTCGTCCCCGCTCTCCCGGAACCACACCTTCGGCACCAACCTCGGCCGCGGGATGACGCTCCAGGAGACCATCGCCGCGACCAAGCAGACGGCCGAGGGCGTCAAGTCCTGCGAGTCCGTCCTGGATCTGGCCCGCCGGCACGGTGTCGACATGCCCATCACCGAGACCGTCGTCTCGATCGTCCACGAGGGCAAGCCGCCGGTCGTGGCGCTCAAGGAACTGATGTCGCGCAGCGCCAAGCCCGAGCGCCACTGA
- the ndgR gene encoding IclR family transcriptional regulator NdgR — MDNSSGVGVLDKAALVLSALESGPATLAGLVAATGLARPTAHRLAVALEHHRMVARDMQGRFILGPRLAELAAAAGEDRLLATAGPVLTHLRDVTGESAQLYRRQGDMRICVAAAERLSGLRDTVPVGSTLTMKAGSSAQILMAWEEPERLHRGLQGARFTATALSGVRRRGWAQSIGEREPGVASVSAPVRGPSNRVVAAVSVSGPIERLTRHPGRMHAQAVIDAAGRLSDALRRSG; from the coding sequence ATGGACAACTCTAGCGGCGTCGGCGTTCTCGACAAGGCAGCTCTGGTACTGAGCGCCCTGGAGTCCGGTCCGGCCACCCTCGCCGGGCTGGTCGCGGCGACAGGGCTCGCACGACCCACGGCACATCGCCTCGCCGTGGCTCTGGAACACCACCGGATGGTGGCGAGGGACATGCAGGGCCGCTTCATCCTGGGCCCGCGCCTGGCGGAGCTCGCCGCCGCGGCGGGCGAGGACCGGCTGCTGGCCACGGCGGGGCCGGTGCTGACGCATCTGCGCGATGTGACGGGCGAGAGCGCGCAGCTCTACCGCCGGCAGGGAGACATGCGCATCTGCGTGGCGGCCGCCGAGCGGCTGTCCGGACTGCGGGACACGGTACCCGTCGGCTCCACCCTCACGATGAAGGCCGGTTCCTCGGCGCAGATCCTGATGGCCTGGGAGGAGCCGGAGCGGCTGCACCGCGGTCTGCAGGGCGCCCGTTTCACGGCGACGGCGCTGTCCGGCGTACGGCGCCGGGGCTGGGCGCAGTCGATCGGTGAGCGCGAGCCGGGCGTCGCCTCCGTCTCGGCCCCGGTGCGCGGCCCGTCGAACCGGGTCGTCGCCGCCGTCTCGGTCTCCGGACCGATCGAGCGTCTGACCCGGCACCCGGGCCGGATGCACGCGCAGGCGGTCATCGACGCGGCGGGCCGCCTCTCCGACGCCCTCCGCCGCTCGGGCTGA
- a CDS encoding HU family DNA-binding protein, which translates to MNKAQLVEAIADKMGGRQQAAEAVDAVLDAIVRAVVGGDRVSVTGFGSFEKVDRPARYARNPQTGERVRVKKTSVPRFRAGQGFKDLVSGTKKLPRGGEVSVKKAPKGSLQMGTAAKKAAAKKATAKKAAAKKTTAKKTTAAKKTTAAKKTTAKKTTAAAKKTAAKKTAAAKKTAPAKKATAKKAPAKKATARKTTAKKATARKK; encoded by the coding sequence GTGAACAAGGCGCAGCTCGTAGAAGCGATTGCCGACAAGATGGGCGGCCGGCAGCAGGCCGCCGAAGCTGTCGACGCGGTCCTCGACGCGATCGTCCGCGCGGTTGTCGGCGGCGACCGGGTTTCGGTCACCGGCTTCGGCTCGTTCGAGAAGGTGGACCGCCCGGCCCGCTACGCCCGCAACCCGCAGACGGGCGAGCGCGTACGGGTCAAGAAGACCTCGGTGCCGCGGTTCCGCGCGGGCCAGGGCTTCAAGGACCTGGTGAGCGGCACGAAGAAGCTCCCCAGGGGCGGCGAAGTGTCCGTCAAGAAGGCTCCGAAGGGCAGCCTCCAGATGGGCACCGCAGCGAAGAAGGCCGCCGCGAAGAAGGCGACCGCCAAGAAGGCGGCGGCGAAGAAGACCACGGCCAAGAAGACCACGGCCGCGAAGAAGACGACGGCGGCGAAGAAGACCACCGCCAAGAAGACCACCGCGGCGGCGAAGAAGACGGCCGCGAAGAAGACGGCGGCGGCGAAGAAGACCGCTCCCGCCAAGAAGGCCACGGCCAAGAAGGCGCCGGCGAAGAAGGCCACCGCGCGCAAGACGACCGCCAAGAAGGCCACCGCCCGCAAGAAGTAA
- a CDS encoding MerR family transcriptional regulator, with protein sequence MRLAELSDRSGVPIPTIKYYLRERLLPPGRRLSATQAEYDEGHLRRLRLVRALIQVGRMPVATAREVLEAVADDGLDPHARLGAAVWAIPHGTEPDEDDPATDTARRAADALLEQLGWTFGAEAGAQSPAYRMVVSGIATMVRLGYPCDVGQLLPYARSAAELAVADLDLVEGYEPGEEQVEAAVAVTVLYEPVLLGLRRLAQAEESNRRFG encoded by the coding sequence ATGAGGCTCGCGGAGCTCAGCGATCGCAGCGGGGTGCCGATACCGACGATCAAGTACTACCTGCGTGAGCGGCTGCTCCCGCCCGGCCGGCGGCTCAGCGCCACGCAGGCCGAGTACGACGAGGGGCATCTGCGCCGCCTCCGCCTCGTCCGCGCGCTGATCCAGGTCGGCCGGATGCCGGTGGCGACCGCGCGCGAGGTGCTGGAGGCCGTCGCCGACGACGGCCTGGATCCCCATGCACGGCTCGGCGCGGCAGTCTGGGCCATCCCGCACGGCACCGAGCCCGACGAGGACGACCCGGCCACGGACACGGCCCGCCGCGCCGCGGACGCGCTGCTGGAGCAACTGGGCTGGACCTTCGGCGCGGAGGCCGGCGCACAGTCGCCCGCCTACCGGATGGTGGTCTCCGGGATCGCCACGATGGTCCGCCTCGGATACCCCTGCGACGTCGGACAACTGCTGCCGTACGCCCGGAGCGCGGCCGAACTCGCCGTCGCCGACCTGGACTTGGTGGAGGGGTACGAACCCGGGGAGGAGCAGGTGGAGGCGGCGGTGGCGGTGACCGTGCTCTACGAGCCGGTACTGCTCGGCCTGCGCAGGCTGGCCCAGGCCGAGGAGTCGAACCGGCGCTTCGGCTGA
- a CDS encoding Lrp/AsnC family transcriptional regulator produces the protein MVQAYILIQTEVGKASTVADTISKIPGVIQAEDVTGPYDVIVRAQADTVDELGRMVVAKVQQVDGITRTLTCPVVHL, from the coding sequence GTGGTACAGGCGTACATCCTCATTCAGACCGAGGTGGGCAAGGCGTCGACGGTCGCCGACACCATCTCCAAGATCCCGGGAGTGATCCAGGCCGAGGACGTGACGGGTCCCTACGACGTGATCGTGCGCGCCCAGGCCGACACCGTCGACGAGCTGGGCCGCATGGTGGTCGCCAAGGTCCAGCAAGTGGACGGCATCACCCGTACGCTCACCTGCCCCGTCGTGCACCTCTAG
- a CDS encoding DUF3515 domain-containing protein codes for MTHRRLPFLPLAAALLAAAGCSSTDAPQSSTVPAPPAEEKALCLALHEALPESVAGESRRDPEPRSELTAGWGDAAIVLRCGVPRPAGLQSEKADGVEVNGVDWYSEELEDGARFTTTYRRTYVEVTLSDRFTDMGPLTDLAGPVARTVPPRFTQTP; via the coding sequence ATGACTCACCGCCGGCTTCCGTTCCTGCCCCTCGCCGCCGCGCTGCTGGCCGCCGCGGGCTGCTCCTCCACGGACGCCCCGCAGTCGAGCACGGTTCCCGCTCCCCCCGCCGAGGAGAAGGCCCTGTGCCTGGCGCTGCACGAGGCGCTGCCGGAGTCGGTGGCCGGTGAGAGCCGCCGGGACCCCGAGCCCCGTTCCGAGCTGACCGCCGGGTGGGGGGACGCCGCGATCGTACTGCGCTGCGGAGTCCCCCGCCCCGCGGGGCTGCAGAGCGAGAAGGCGGACGGCGTGGAGGTGAACGGCGTGGACTGGTACTCCGAGGAACTGGAGGACGGCGCCCGGTTCACCACCACGTACCGCAGGACGTACGTCGAGGTGACGCTGTCGGACCGGTTCACGGACATGGGGCCGCTGACGGATCTGGCGGGACCGGTCGCCAGGACCGTCCCGCCGCGCTTCACACAGACCCCGTAG
- the cofC gene encoding 2-phospho-L-lactate guanylyltransferase, translated as MQWSLVVPLKPLALAKSRLSEATGGAMRPRFALAFAQDTVSRALSCRTVRDVVVVTDDPLATAELTALGARVVPDAPGAGLNAALAHGAAEVRALRPAAAVAALNADLPALRPDELERVLATARKFPRAFLADAAGIGTTFLSAAPGTELRPAFGGRSRRRHLASGAAEIELDGVESIRRDVDTGDDLRAALALGVGPRTAARCATAPTAWGSGTPAASLWQGGRGGGEPGPGRGGTPTVGAG; from the coding sequence GTGCAGTGGTCACTGGTCGTCCCCCTCAAACCGCTCGCGCTGGCCAAGAGCAGGTTGTCGGAGGCCACGGGTGGTGCGATGCGCCCGCGGTTCGCGCTCGCCTTCGCACAGGACACGGTCTCCCGGGCGCTGTCCTGCCGCACGGTGCGTGATGTGGTGGTCGTCACTGACGATCCGCTGGCGACGGCGGAGCTGACGGCCCTCGGCGCGCGTGTCGTCCCGGACGCTCCGGGAGCGGGACTCAACGCGGCGCTGGCCCACGGGGCCGCCGAGGTACGCGCGCTGCGGCCGGCAGCGGCGGTGGCGGCGCTCAACGCGGACCTCCCGGCGCTGCGCCCCGACGAATTGGAACGGGTGCTCGCCACGGCCCGGAAATTTCCCCGTGCTTTCCTCGCGGACGCCGCCGGAATTGGGACGACATTCCTGTCGGCCGCCCCCGGCACGGAATTGCGGCCCGCATTCGGCGGGCGCTCGCGGCGCCGGCATTTGGCCTCGGGGGCCGCGGAAATCGAATTGGACGGGGTGGAGTCGATACGTCGCGACGTGGACACCGGGGACGATCTGCGGGCCGCCCTCGCGCTGGGAGTCGGCCCGCGGACCGCCGCCCGGTGCGCGACGGCACCCACCGCCTGGGGCTCCGGGACGCCGGCCGCCTCCCTGTGGCAGGGCGGCCGCGGCGGCGGTGAACCGGGCCCGGGCCGGGGCGGAACGCCCACCGTCGGCGCCGGATAG
- the leuD gene encoding 3-isopropylmalate dehydratase small subunit: MEAFTTHTGRAVPLRRSNVDTDQIIPAHWLKKVTRDGFEDGLFEAWRKNTDFILNQPERHGATVLVAGPDFGTGSSREHAVWALQNYGFKTVISSRFADIFRGNSLKNGLLTVVLPQDTVDRLWELTETDPTTEVTVDLEQRQVRAPGITADFELDENARWRLLNGLDDISLTLQNEADIATYEATRPTHKPRTIEV, encoded by the coding sequence ATGGAAGCCTTCACCACCCACACCGGCCGGGCCGTCCCACTGCGCCGCAGCAACGTCGACACCGACCAGATCATCCCCGCCCACTGGCTCAAGAAGGTCACCCGCGACGGCTTCGAGGACGGCCTGTTCGAGGCCTGGCGCAAGAACACCGACTTCATCCTCAACCAGCCCGAACGCCACGGCGCCACCGTCCTGGTCGCCGGCCCCGACTTCGGCACCGGCTCCTCCCGCGAACACGCCGTCTGGGCCCTGCAGAACTACGGCTTCAAAACCGTCATCTCCTCCCGCTTCGCCGACATCTTCCGCGGCAACTCCCTCAAGAACGGCCTCCTCACCGTCGTCCTCCCCCAGGACACCGTCGACCGCCTCTGGGAACTCACCGAAACCGACCCGACCACCGAAGTCACCGTCGACCTCGAACAACGCCAGGTCCGCGCCCCCGGCATCACCGCCGACTTCGAACTCGACGAGAACGCCCGATGGCGACTCCTCAACGGCCTCGACGACATCAGCCTCACCCTTCAGAACGAAGCCGACATCGCCACCTACGAAGCAACCAGACCCACCCACAAACCCCGCACGATTGAGGTCTGA